In one window of Chthoniobacterales bacterium DNA:
- a CDS encoding competence/damage-inducible protein A → MQAEVINTGSELLLGLVTNTHLGYLAGELEPYGITIARQVCVPDGPPIRDALDSALDRADLVFATGGLGPTTDDITREAAAELLGLPLLPDEHILSGIRERFARRGLPMADRVARQAMVPVGAEILPNPHGTAPGLYFSPSVLGGRKARHLLLLPGPPRELRPMVNDHVLPKLRSVLPPSSLRERRIYRLTGIGESQVEERIGKELEERGDLEVGYCARPSEVDFRLIGPPDIIASVDSRVRTAMGEWIYSDGEPLENAVVGLLRERKLTLALAESCTGGTLAGRITNVPGASEVFLAGYVTYSNKEKQRALGVPHDLIEAHGAVSEPVAVAMAEGARRISGADAALSTTGIAGPGGGSETKPVGTVFVALAAKGHETVVRRCYFPLDRATFKHMATSAALDLLRRHVLALPLNLGGGSSSPRLG, encoded by the coding sequence ATGCAAGCCGAAGTCATCAACACCGGTTCCGAACTCCTTCTGGGATTGGTCACGAACACGCACCTTGGTTACTTGGCGGGCGAGCTGGAACCATACGGGATCACAATCGCGCGCCAAGTGTGCGTCCCCGACGGACCACCCATTCGCGATGCCTTGGACTCCGCCCTCGATCGCGCGGACCTCGTTTTCGCGACCGGCGGGCTTGGACCGACGACGGACGACATCACGCGCGAGGCGGCAGCGGAACTGCTCGGCTTGCCGCTACTGCCCGACGAACACATTTTATCGGGGATCCGCGAACGTTTCGCACGGCGCGGACTTCCCATGGCCGACCGTGTCGCCCGCCAAGCCATGGTTCCCGTCGGCGCGGAAATCCTGCCGAATCCCCACGGCACGGCGCCGGGGCTTTACTTTTCACCGTCCGTCCTCGGCGGGCGCAAAGCGCGGCACCTGCTCCTTCTTCCCGGACCGCCACGCGAACTGCGACCCATGGTGAACGACCACGTGCTGCCAAAGTTGCGATCCGTTCTGCCGCCGTCGTCCTTGCGCGAGCGCAGGATCTACCGCCTGACGGGCATCGGCGAGAGCCAAGTCGAGGAACGCATCGGGAAAGAACTCGAAGAGCGCGGCGACTTGGAGGTCGGCTACTGCGCGCGTCCGTCGGAGGTGGATTTCCGCCTCATCGGGCCGCCGGATATCATCGCGTCGGTCGATTCGCGGGTGCGCACGGCCATGGGAGAATGGATCTATTCGGACGGCGAACCGCTGGAAAACGCGGTTGTCGGTCTGCTGCGTGAAAGGAAGCTCACGCTCGCCCTCGCCGAGTCGTGCACCGGCGGCACCTTGGCCGGACGCATCACCAACGTGCCGGGCGCATCGGAAGTGTTTCTTGCCGGTTATGTGACCTATTCCAACAAAGAGAAGCAACGCGCCCTCGGGGTGCCGCATGATCTTATTGAAGCCCACGGGGCGGTGAGCGAACCGGTCGCGGTTGCCATGGCCGAAGGCGCACGGCGCATTTCCGGAGCCGACGCGGCGCTATCCACCACCGGCATCGCCGGACCGGGGGGCGGCAGCGAAACCAAGCCTGTCGGCACAGTGTTTGTCGCTCTCGCAGCCAAAGGACATGAGACTGTCGTGCGCCGTTGTTACTTCCCGCTCGATCGCGCGACCTTCAAGCACATGGCCACCAGCGCGGCACTCGATCTCCTTCGACGGCATGTGCTCGCTCTTCCCCTCAATCTCGGCGGAGGCTCTTCCTCGCCGAGGCTGGGCTGA